The genomic stretch ATCGGAACAGTAGCTATCGCAATTTATTTGGAAAAGGGTGATTTAATTGATACAGACGATAATTGAAATCATCCTGGATATCCTAGTCATTCTCTTCTTACTTGGCGGTGCGTTTATCGTGTTTACTGCTTCTGTAGGTGTTCTGCGCTTCCCTGATATTTATACGAGACTTCACGCTGCGAGTAAAGGCTCCACACTTGGTGTGGCAGGTATCCTTATCGGCGCCTTCATCTTTCACTATATGGAATATGGAATTGTCAGCGGCAGGCTGATTCTTGGGGTGCTGTTTATCATGCTAACCGCACCGGTAGCCAGCCACTTAATTTCAAGAGCCGCTCACCTGCGCGGAGCCAAACCATATGGTACGTTAAAAGATCAGTACCAAGAAGCAATTGATGCAGAAAAACGAAAACAAAATAAAAATGCAAAGTGAATGCCTGCGGGCATTCACTTTTTTTCTTTTTCTAATGGACAGACACTTTCAGAGACTCCTTTACATAAAGTGTCTGTATAGGCTTTAGCCTGAAGCGCATTAGGAGGTGTAAGAAATTGAGTATTATTGGTGCAATTGGACTCCTCTTAAAAGAAGCTATGTTCTTCGTTTCCTATGTGAAGAACCATGCATTTCCGCAGCCCCTCCCCCCTGAGGAAGAAGCAGTCCATATTGAACGCATGAAACAAGGGGATGAAGTGAGCCGCAACAAATTAATTGAACATAATTTGCGTCTTGTCGCCCATATTGTGAAGAAATTTGAAAACACAGGGGAAGACGCAGAGGATCTCATCTCGATTGGTACAATCGGATTAATTAAAGGCATTGAAAGCTATTCTAGTGACAAAGGAACCAAACTTGCTACATACGCGGCAAGATGTATTGAGAATGAAATACTCATGCATCTGCGTGCTTTAAAAAAAACGAAGAAAGATATATCCCTGCATGATCCAATCGGTCAGGATAAAGAAGGCAATGAAATCAGCTTGATTGACATCCTTCAAGCGGAGAATGACGACATTATTGAATATATTCAGCTTAATATGGAAGTAGAAAAGATTAAAGAATACATTGGTATTCTTGATGGAAGGGAAAAAGAAGTAATCGTCAGCCGGTATGGACTTAACAATGAGGAAGATATGACACAGCGGGAGATTGCAAAAAAGTTAAATATATCACGCAGTTACGTTTCTCGCATTGAGAAACGAGCGTTGATGAAGATCTTCCATGAATATTATCGTCAACATCGAACGTAAGAAGCTTATATCTTGCCAGCTGCATACGCTAAGGTAAAAAGGAGGTAAACCATTATGTACCCTCATCCTCTTCCTCACGGCCCTTACAAGCAGCGCGTCAGTACTGGTGCATTGATTGCAGCATTTCTCGTTTTACTCTTTATCGGCGGCACTTTTGCTTGGGAAAATATATGGGATTAATCAAAAAAAGATTCTGGGGCATATCTGTTTAAGCTATATAAAAATCCAAACAATACTGCAATTGAAAGCAGTATTGTTTGGATTTTGTCATTGTAAAGGAATATGAGAGCATCGCTTCGGAAATACACTCCGCTTTCCTGCGTGCGGCTGGGGAGCGGAGTGTATTTCCTACGCTGATTCTTGTTATGAGGACCCTTACTATATAGAAAGAATACGTAGACTCCTCGAAAATAAAAAGCGATTTTCTGTCGGCGTCTACATCAAAAGCCATTCTTGTCCGACGATAACAGCTAGATTTGGAAAGCAGCAGCCGTCAGCGGGCTGCATGAAAAAGTATGAATCTAGTCATTGTTCGCTTTTAGGATGAATTAATCTTGTTTTATCCCAGCCTCTTTTAGCTTTCTAGTTTTTTCTGCCAGCGCTCTATTGCAAACCAGATAAGTATCGCTGTAACGACACATCCGCCGGTAAGTGCGAAAAGTATATTTGCTTTGTCTGAAGGTGCCAAATAGACATTAATTATTGATCCAAGATATAAATAACTTCCAAGAATCAGAAGCGCCAATGCAAAACGGCGATAATCTGCAATCTTGTCAAGCAGCTGCTGTTGTCTTTTCTCCATTTTGTCGCCCCCTCTTCTAATCTAGCAACATTGTAACACAAAAAAAGACAGCAATTACCTGGTAATTGCTGTCACTCTATTAATAGTGCTCTACCATCTTCATGATTAGATTAGCTGCATTACGGGCCGCTTGATCCAAAAATGCATCAAAGGATACCGATGATTCTTTACCTGCTATGTCGGACAATGCACGTACGATAACGAAAGGTGTGCTGTAATGATAAGCAACTTGCGCTACAGCAGCAGCTTCCATCTCCGCTGCCAGCATCGCCGGAAACTTCTCTCTGACAAATGCAACACGATTCGGATCCGACATAAAGCTGTCACCTGTAGCGATTAAACCGATTTCTGCATTTGTATCAGGGAATTGATCAATCACACTTTTAGCCAGCTTTACAAGAGCTTGATCCGCTTGAAATGCTGGCGGCATTTGTGGTACTTGTCCATAAGCATAGTCGAACGCTGTTACATCTACGTCATGATGAACAACTGCATCCGAAATGACAATATCACCTACTTCAAGTTTCTCCGCGAATCCGCCAGCTGATCCTGTATTAATAATTGCTTCAGGAGCGTAACGTTCAATCAGCATAGCTGCTGCAAGTGCTGCATTTACTTTTCCGATTCCGGATTTAAGAAGTACAACAGATTTCTCCGATAAGGTACCCTCGGTAATTTCATAACCTGCTACAACGGTTTCCTTCTTATTTGTCATTGTTTCTTTTAATAGTGCTACTTCTTCGTCCATTGCTCCGATAATACCGATTGTCATACTGTTTGCTCCTTTAACTTCTCAATTTCATTTAAATATTCTTTTTATCATTCTCTTTCAATACTTCTACTTTTGTTGCCTG from Terribacillus sp. DMT04 encodes the following:
- a CDS encoding YrhC family protein produces the protein MEKRQQQLLDKIADYRRFALALLILGSYLYLGSIINVYLAPSDKANILFALTGGCVVTAILIWFAIERWQKKLES
- the mtnN gene encoding 5'-methylthioadenosine/S-adenosylhomocysteine nucleosidase, whose product is MTIGIIGAMDEEVALLKETMTNKKETVVAGYEITEGTLSEKSVVLLKSGIGKVNAALAAAMLIERYAPEAIINTGSAGGFAEKLEVGDIVISDAVVHHDVDVTAFDYAYGQVPQMPPAFQADQALVKLAKSVIDQFPDTNAEIGLIATGDSFMSDPNRVAFVREKFPAMLAAEMEAAAVAQVAYHYSTPFVIVRALSDIAGKESSVSFDAFLDQAARNAANLIMKMVEHY
- the mnhG gene encoding monovalent cation/H(+) antiporter subunit G, with amino-acid sequence MIQTIIEIILDILVILFLLGGAFIVFTASVGVLRFPDIYTRLHAASKGSTLGVAGILIGAFIFHYMEYGIVSGRLILGVLFIMLTAPVASHLISRAAHLRGAKPYGTLKDQYQEAIDAEKRKQNKNAK
- the sigK gene encoding RNA polymerase sporulation sigma factor SigK, giving the protein MSIIGAIGLLLKEAMFFVSYVKNHAFPQPLPPEEEAVHIERMKQGDEVSRNKLIEHNLRLVAHIVKKFENTGEDAEDLISIGTIGLIKGIESYSSDKGTKLATYAARCIENEILMHLRALKKTKKDISLHDPIGQDKEGNEISLIDILQAENDDIIEYIQLNMEVEKIKEYIGILDGREKEVIVSRYGLNNEEDMTQREIAKKLNISRSYVSRIEKRALMKIFHEYYRQHRT